The Herbiconiux sp. A18JL235 region AGCCGGTAGAGGGGGATGAGGCTCTGCGCGACGCGCTCGACGGTGGCGTCGAAGGCCCACATCGAGACCCCGGCGGCCACCGAGGACACCTTCACCGAGACGTAGTCGATGTCGGGGCGCTGGATGAGGGCCTTCGTGCCCTCGAGCCGCTTCGAGGCCTCGGAGTCGCCCAGCACGGCTTCGCCGAGCAGGTTGACGTTGAGGCGCACCGCGGTGGCACCGCCGTTCTCCCTGGCGCGCAGCACCTGCACTGCGGCACCGATCTTCGAGGGCCGGGCGTCGACGACGAGGTGGCCGACCATCTCGCGCAGCACCTTGCGGGCGATCGGCACGACGACTCCCGGAACGACCTCGCCGAGCATGCCGCCGGCCGTGACGGCCGCGCGGAGATGAGGCGGGAGGAACTGCGGAGTGCGCTTGGCGAGCGCCGAAAGATGCTTTCCGGCGACGAAGACGTCTTCCGGGCGGGCGACCCCGTCGACGAAGCCGAGGGTGAAATCGAGCCCGTCGGGGTCTTTCAGCACTCCGGCGAGCCGCGCGGCCCCGGGGTCGACGGGAGCATCGCGGCTCGCATCGAGCCAGTGCCGAGCCAGGGCCACCGCCTTCTCCCCCAGCCCGAGCGGCCCGAGCGATTCGGCCGGCACGACCTCGTCGACCGTCTCCGAGGGTGCCGGCTCACCATGAGCCGGCTCACCGGGCGACGGATCGACGTCGGCGTGGGGCTGCTGGGGGGTGTGCGGCTCGGCCATTCTTCGAGGATAGGTCGTGGCCCCGCCATTAGGCTCAGGGCATGCAGGCTGTGGAGAACTTCGATGTCGTGGTTGTCGGTGGAGGACACAACGGCCTCGTCGCCGCCGCCTATCTCGCCGCCGCCGGGCAGACTGTCTGCGTGCTCGAGCGGGACGACCACCTCGGCGGCGCGGCGGTCTCCTCGTATGCCTTCGAGGGAATGGATGCCCGCCTCTCCCGCTACTCCTACCTGGTCAGCCTCCTCCCGCAGAAGATCGTCGACGACCTCCGCCTCGACGTCACGCTGCGACGTCGCCGCTACTCCTCCTACACGCCGGAGCCCGGAACCGACCGCGGCCTCCTCATCGACAACGACGACCCGGTCGCCACCCGCGACTCGTTCGCATCGGTGGGCGCGGCCGCCGACGCCGACGCCTTCGAGCGCTTCGGCGCCGATCTCGCCCGGCTCGCCGCGGCCGTCTGGCCCACCCTCACCGAACCGCTTCCCACCCGCAGCGAGCTGCGCGCCCTCCTCGGCGATGATGAACTCTGGCGCGCTTTCGTCGAAGAGCCTGTGGGCGTCGAGATCGAGCGCAGGTTCGCCTCAGACCTGGTGCGGGGCGTCGTCGCCACCGACGCGCTCATCGGCACCTTCGCCTCGGTTCACGAGGCCACCCTCGCCCAGAACGTGTGCTTCCTCTACCACGTCGTCGGCGGCGGCACCGGCGACTGGGACGTCCCCGTCGGCGGCATGGGCGCCGTGACGGGCGAGCTCGAGCGGGCGGCCCGCGCCGCCGGAGCCGAGCTGCGCACCGGAGCCGAGGTGGTGAGCGTCTCGCCGGAGGGAGCCGTCGACTACCTTGACGCGTCGACGGGCGCCACTCGGCGGGTGCAGGCCGGCCGGGTGCTCGCGAACGTCGCGCCTGCGCTGCTCGACCGTCTGCTCGGGATCGACCCCGCGCCCGGCGTCCCCGCGCCCGGCGACCCCACACCCGGTACCCCCGCAGCCGGCACCCCCGCCCCCGAGGGCGCCCAGGTGAAGGTCAACCTCCTCCTCTCCCGACTTCCTCGCCTCCGCGACGCCCAGGTATCGCCCGAGGCGGCCTTCGGCGGCACCTTCCACATCAACGAACTGCTGAGCCAGCTCGAGGCCGCCCATGCCGAGGCGGAGGGGGGCGCCGTGCCCCGCGTGGTGCCCGCCGAGATCTACTGCCATTCGCTGACCGACCCGAGCATCCTGTCGCCCGAGCTGCAGCAGGCGGGTGCGCAGACCCTCACGGTGTTCGCCCTGCACACCCCGCACCGGCTCCTCGCCGACGGGGTGACGAATGCGCGTGAGCTCGGCGCCGCGGTGCTGAGCTCGCTCGACAGCGTGCTGGCCGAGCCGATCGAGCCGCTGCTCCTGCGCGACGCCCACGGTGAGCCCTGCATCGAGGTGAAGACGACGGCCGACCTCGAGGCGGCTCTCGGCATGCCGGGTGGCAACATCTTCCACGGCTCGCTCAGCTGGCCGTTCGTCGACGACGACGCGCCCCTCACCACTGCGGCGGAGCGGTGGGGCGTGGCGACCGGGCATCCGCGCATCCTGCTCTGCGGATCGGGGTCGCGCCGAGGCGGCGCCGTGTCGGGCCTCGGCGGCTACAGCGCCGCCATGGCCGTGCTCGAAGACGGCATCGACGGCGCCTGAAGGGCTCCGCGCGGCACGCTGGGGCCCGCCCTACTCCCAGACGCTCGCCGCCGGCGCCTTCGTCGACGGCAGCTTCGTCGCCTCGGCCCACGACGCCGCCCACTCGGGGAAGCGGTCGCCCGCAGGGGCGGGCCCGACGATGGCCTTCAGATCGTCGACCGGCACGATGCCGCCTGACCGCTTGAGGAAGCGGGCACGGATGAAGGCACGGGCATAGATCTCCCCGCGCACGACGAACCGCTGCTCCATCAGCACCGACCGGTCGTCGAAGCCGAGCACCCTGCTCTCCACCTCGAATCGCTGCCACAGCTGCAGCGAGCGCCGGAAGCTGATGGTCTCGGCCACGACGACCGGGTACCAGCCCCTCTCGCTGAGCTTCGACCAGGTGCCGCTGCGCTGCATGAGATCGAGGCGGGCGATGTCGAGTAGCGACAGGTAGACGCCGTTGTTCATATGGCGCAGCACGTCGAGGTCGGTCGGGATCACACGGAACGGCGTGCTCGAGACCTCCCAGACGCCGAGCCGCGACCTGAAGCGGGAGCGCAGGGACTGGAGCAGGGTTCGCAGCAGGAAGTGCACGGCCCGATCGTAGGGTTCGGGGTGCGGATGCGCGAAAGCAACTGAGGTTTCCGACAATCGCGAGCCGGTCGGGGCGGCCCGTGCTGGAAGTCCGGCGACTAGGATCGCCGGGTGCCCATCCCGAAGATCCTCCTGTACTACGTCTTCGCACCGGTGGCCGACCCGGAGGCGGTACGGCTCTGGCAGCGCGACCTCGGCGAGTCTCTCGGGCTGCGTGGGCGCATCCTCATCTCCGCGCACGGCATCAACGGCACCGTGGGCGGCGAGCTCGACGCGGTGAAGCGCTACCTCCGCAAGACCCGCGAGTTCGCCCCGTTCCGCGAGCTCGACGCGAAGTGGAGCGAGGGCACGGCGCTCGAAGACGCCCCGGCGAGCCCGCACACCCCCTACCGAGCGATCACCGACTTCCCGCGTCTCAGCGTGAAGGTGCGCGACGAGATCGTGAGCTTCGGTGCTCCGGACGAGCTGCGGGTCGACGAGCACGGGGTGGTGGGGGGCGGCGTGCGGCTGACGCCCGGGCAGGTGCACGAACTCGTCGACGAGCGCCGCGCTGCCGGCGAGGAGGTCGTGTTCTTCGACGGCCGGAACCCGTTCGAGGCCGAGATCGGGCGGTTCGAGAACGCCGTCGTGCCCGAGGTCGCCTCCACCCGCGACTTCGTCGCCGAACTCGACAGCGGCCGGTACGACCACCTCAAGTCATCCCCGGTCGTGACGTATTGCACCGGCGGCATACGATGCGAGGTGCTCTCGTCGCTCATGGTCGCGCGGGGTTTCGAGCGGGTCTTCCAGCTCGACGGCGGCATCGTGCGCTACGGCGAGGCCTACGGCGACGGGGGGCTCTGGCACGGTTCGCTCGCCGTCTTCGACGGCCGCGAGTCGATCGCCTTCTCACCCCAGGTCGAGGTGATCTCGCACTGCGCCGGATGCGGCACCCCCACGGCGCGGCTGCAGAACTGCTCCGACCCCGCCTGCCGCTCACGGCTCGTGGTGTGCGAGGCCTGCAGCGCGGCCCACGACATGAGCTGCCGGGAGCACGCAGCGCAGGAATAGGCTCGCCCCATGAGCTCTCCCTCCCCCCATAGCGCAGCCGCCGACCCACACCGCTCGAGCGCTCCGCGCGACTCCTACGACCCGCAGCTCGCCCACCCGAGCCACGAGCTCATCCACGATCGTGCCGACGCTCTGCTCGCGCTGCATCACGCTCCCGAGATCCTCACCGTGGTGAACGTCTGGGACGTCGCCAGCGCCACCGTCATCGCCGACCTGCCTGAGACCAAGGCCCTCGCCACGGCCAGCCACGGCATCGCGGCCGCCTACGGCTTCGAGGACGGCGAGAAGATCCCGGTCGATCTCATGATCGAAGCGGTCGGGCGCATCGCGCTCTCGACCTCGTTGCCGGTCTCGGCCGACCTCGAGGGCGGCTACGGCGACACGGGCGAGACGGTCAGGCGCGCCATCGGCGTGGGCGTGGTCGGCGCCAACATCGAAGACCGGATGCGCCCCCACATCGAGTCCGTCGAGAACGTCGCCGAGGTGATGAAGGCCGCCGAGGCCGAGGGCGTGCGGTTCGTGCTGAACGCGCGCACCGACGCGCTGCTGCGGCGCGGCGACCGCCCGCTCGACGAGGCGATCGACGACGCCATCGAACGCGGTCGCGCCTACCTCGACGCGGGTGCGGCGTGCGTGTTCGTGCCCGGGCTCGTCGACGAGGCGATCGCCGAGCGGCTGGTCGACGGCATCGGGCACCTCAAGGTGAGCGTCATCGGCGTACCGGGCGCGCTCTCCCCCGAGCGCTACCAGGAGCTCGGCATCGCCCGCATCTCCTACGGCCCGTGGCCGCAACGGGTCGCGCTGGCCGCCCTGCGGCAGTCGGCGCGCTCGCTCTACGCCGGCGGCGTGCTGCCGGCCGACACCCCGGTGCTCACCTAGGCCCCTGAGACGCGTCAGCGCCCCCCGTCGAGCCGTCGCTCCGCGCGCGCCTGGCGCCGCTCCACGGCCCGCCGGTGCGAGAACCGCCTGGCCTCCGTTCCCGACAGGGCGAGCAGCACGAGCACGTCGAACGACAACCCCACCAGGTTCGTCTGCAGGGTGATCTGCGGCCCACCCTTCACGAAGTCGATCGCCGTCACCACCACGGCGGCGGCACTGATGCCCATCCCCGTGAACCGGGCCCAGTTGTGCCCGTGATAGATCAGGAACGCCAGCACCGTGTACAGCGCAATGACGAGCAGCGCGACGGTGACGAAGACCGCGGCCACCACCGAGGCCAGGTAGCGCGCATCGGCGGGCGTCAGCGCACCGGTCAGCGTTCTGAAGTCGATCTCACCGTCGCCGAGCGAGAAGGCGACCACCACCACGGCGCCGAGGGCCGACAGGATGCGCGCCACCATCAGCAGCACACCCAGATAGATCGCTGCGGGTCGCCGAGTGCTCGCGATCGGCGATTCCGTGAACACGGCGGCCGGGGTGGGTGCGACCGGTCGTTCGGAGGCGCCGGCGGTTGCGGTGCCGCCACCTCCGGCATCCTCGCCCACCGCCACCTCGCGCAGGTCGATGACGGGCAGATCGCCGTCGGTGACGATGGCGTCACCCCCGCCGTTGACGTGGTGGTAGCCGGTCGAGAAGTTCTTGATCAGCTGCACCGACGCATCCGGATTCCCTTCCACCAGGGTGCTCACGATGTGGTCGCGCTCGCGGTCGGTGTCCTTGTCGATGCGGTGGGTGATCTGCAGCGTGAAGAACGACAGGCCGATGCTGCGGTCGTAGGTGCCGGCGGCCATCCAGTCGGCCTCGTGCCCGCCGGGCAGCAGCCACCCAGGGGGGCAGCGCCAGAACCGCACGTGGTGACGTTTGGCCGGATTGCCCTCCACCTCCTGCTGGTAGGTGAAGTCCTGCAGCTGGCCGAACAGGAACAGGCGCGAGACCGGCGCACCCGGGTAGCTGCGCCGCAGCAGGGTCGCCCGCACCGTGCGCAGCGCCGAGGTGAGGCCCATGTCGTCGGCCTGGTGCCAGCCAGCCCGCACCATGGCCTCGTGCACCTGCTGCTCGGTGCCCCGCAGGGCGACGTTCACGGGGTCGCCGAGCAAGCCCTCGCGGGTCTTCGCGCGGCCGATGAAGTAGTCGGGAACGTAGAACAGAGTGAGGATGCTGTGCACCCGGGGCAGCAGCAGGTACGCCACGACGAGCCAGAACACGACGAGGAACCACAGCTGCTGCCAGCCCCTGGCGAACGACTCGGTGGCGACCAGGAAGGCGAGCCAGGCCGTCGCCAGCGTTCCGAACAGGAAGAAGGCGCTGTCGACGACGAGCCCCACCGATCCGCGCAGGGTGCGGCGTCTGATGTGCTCGACCAGACCGGCGTCTTCGAGCTCCTCGGCGCTCGGATCGGCCATCGGGAGCATCCTTTCGTTCCGTGCGATTGTGCCAGCTTCGTGGGAATGCTGTGACAACGCCCGACCGCCACCCTAGGCTGGAATGGCGGCGTCGCCGCGCGTTCTTTCCCCGGACACCGACAGGAAACCATCGATGCCCACCGGCGTACCCATCGAGTTCGCACATCTGACGAAGTCGTTCGGCACCGTGAACGCCGTCTCCGACCTCACCCTCACCGTCGAACCCGGGCAGGTCACGGGGTTCCTCGGGCCGAACGGAGCGGGCAAGACGACCACCCTCCGCATGCTCCTCGGCCTCGTGCGCCCGACTTCCGGCGCTGCCACGTTCGGCGGCTCGCGCTACGCCGAGCTGCACTCCCCGCTCGCGACCGTCGGGGCCTCGCTCGAGGCGGCGAGCTTCCACCCGGGCCGATCCGCCCGCAACCACCTCGCGGTCTACGCGCAGGCGGCGGGCCTCCCGAAGACGGCTCCGGATGCGGCACTCGAGAAGGTGGGCCTCTCCGGCTACGGCAACCGGCGGGTGGGCGGGTACTCGCTCGGCATGCGCCAGCGGCTCGGGCTCGCATTCGCACTGCTCGGCGACCCGGGAGTGCTGGTGCTCGACGAGCCCATCAACGGGCTCGACCCGGAGGGCATCAAGTGGATCCGCCTGTTGCTGCGCGGCATGGCCGCCGAGGGGCGCACCGTGCTCATCAGCTCGCACCTGCTGAGCGAAGTGCAGCAGACCGTCGACGAGGTCGTCATCATCTCGCACGGAGCGCTCGTGCACCGCGGCGAGCTGTCGAGCCTCGACACCTCCGACTCGAAACAGGTGCAGGTGAACGCCGACGACCGCGACCGGCTCGCCGAGATCATCCGTGCCGCCGGCTACGAGGTGTCGAAGCTGCGCTCGGGAGTTCTCGTCGAGAACGCCGAGGCGGGGGTGATCGGCCGGCTCGCCTTCGACGCGGGAATACCGCTCACCGGGTTGTCGCAGAAGCGCACCGGTCTCGAGGAGTCGTTCCTCGCGCTCGTGGGCGAGGAGGGTGCGCTGTGAACCTCCTCTCCGCTGTGCGCTCCGAGATCACGAAGATCACCAGCACCCGCCTGTGGTGGGTGCTCTCGCTCATCATGGTGGGCTACGTCGCGCTGTGCGCGGGCGGGATGGCCGTCATCCTCGGCGGCCTGGGGTCGCAGGCGAACGGGCCCGCCATCCCCTCGGCCCAGCTGCCCTCGCTGGTGTACAGCTTCGCGACCTCGGTGGGCTACGTGTTCCCCGTGCTGTTCGGAGCGCTCGCGGTGACGAGCGAGTTCCGGTTCCAGTCACTCACCCCGACGTTCCTCGCGGTGCCGCGGCGCGGGTTCGTGCTGGCGGGCAAGGTCATCGCGCTGCTGCTCGCCGGCGCCGTGTTCGGGGTATTGGCACTGATCGCGTCGATGGGCGTCGGTGCGGGTCTGCTCGCCGCGTTCGGCGTCGACCCGCTGCTGTCGACACCCGAGATCTGGGCGTTCGTGGGGCGCAGCATCCTCGCCATGGCGCTGTGGTCGGCGCTCGGGGTGGGGCTCGGAGCCCTCGTGCCCAGCCAGGTCGCCGCCATCGTCATCGTGCTCGCCTTCACCCAGTTCGTCGAGCCGCTGCTGAGGGTGGCTGCGGGGTTCACCGACTGGTCGGCGCAGGTGGCCCAGTTCCTGCCGGGCGCGGCCAGCGACTCCCTGGTGGGTGCGAGCGTCTACGCCGCCATGTCCGGGGGCGGCGCCGGCCTCGAGTGGTGGCAGGGCGGGCTCGTGCTCGCCGCCTACGCCGCCGTCGCCACGGTCATCGGCTTCTTCACCTCTTGGCGCCGCGACGTCTCGTAGCGCCGCCCTGGCCGCCCCGCGCATCCGCCTTCGACCCGCTCCACCTCCCCACCCGAGCCACTTTTCGCGGACAAAGTCCGTGAAAACTGCGGTTCGGACGGACTTTGTCCGTGAGAACGTGGGTCGCCGCCGGGAGGATGTGCGTGGCAGGGTGGAGGGAGGCGAGCGGAAGGCGAAGCGATGGCCCGAGCGATGATGGCGACGGAGAAGGGCGCGGCCGCGCGGCTGCTCGAGATCGACGACGAGGAGTTCTTCGAGGGGTCGGGTGGCGACGAGGCCGTCGACCTCGACGTGCTGTTCTCGAGCGTGAACTTCAAGGACGGCCTCGCGATCACCGGCCGGCCGGGCGTGCTGCGCGCATGGCCGCTCATCCCGGGCATCGACATCGTGGGCCGCGTCACGCGCTCCCGATCGTCGCGCTTCGCACCGGGCGACCTCGTGGTGCTGAACGGAGACGGCATCGGCGAGAACCGTCACGGCGGCTTCGCCACGAAGGCGCGGGTGCGACCGGATGCGCTGCTGCACCTCCCCGAGGCGATCTCACCCGAGCGGGCAGCCGCGATCGGCACCGCGGGCTTCACCTCGATGCTGGCCGTGCTGGCGCTGCAAGACGCCGGGGTCACGCCCGACGACGGCGAGGTGCTCGTCACGGGCGCGGCAGGCGGTGTCGGCTCGGTGGCGATCTCCCTCCTGGCCGGCCGCGGCTACACCGTCGTCGCGTCGTCGGGCCGCGTGGAGGCGCAGGGCGACTACCTGCGGTCCTTGGGTGCCGCCCGGGTCGTCGACCGCTCGCCCCTGGGCGAGCCGGGCAAGCCGCTGCAGACCCAGCAGTGGGCGGGAGCCGTCGACTCCGTCGGAAGCACCACCCTCGCGAACGTGCTCGCGCAGACGAACTACGGCGGCACCGTCGTGGCCTGCGGCCTCGCGGCGGGAAGCGAGCTGCCCACCACGGTGATGCCGTTCATCCTCCGCGGGGTGACGCTCACCGGCGCGAACTCGGTCGAGGCCCCTCGTGCGCTCCGCGAGCGCGCCTGGACCGACCTCGCGAACGAGCTCGACCTCGGTCTCCTCGACTCGATGACCACCACCATCGGTCTCGACGCCGTCGCCGACACCGCCGAACGCATCCTCGCCGGCCAGGTGCGCGGCCGCACCGTCGTCGACGTCGCCTCGTAGCCGCGCCCACAGCAGCGCGCCCGCTTCAGTCGGTGATGCGGGTGGTGCCTTCGACGGGCGGGAGGCGGAGGGCGCGGAGCAGCTGCACGGAGTGGGAGGTGGTGACGATGATGCGGGAGAACTCCTGCTCGTCGAGGTCGATGACCACAGAGGTGCGGGTGCCCTTCACGAGGAGGAAGTCTTTGCCGTCGTGGAACTTCCAGGTGCCGACGGCCAGGGTGAGCGGGATGGCGGCACCTGGCGCTCTGATGCCGCGCACCCACACCCATGGGTCGTCGGTGAGGGCCGCCGACTTGATGCTCTCGAGCGGCACCACGATGTCGGTGCGCCGGAACGACAGCATCTTCTCGGCACGCGTGAGCCTGATCTCGAGGCGATCGGTGTGGACGAAGAGAACGGCCATGGATCTATCCTGCCGTGGCTTGCCTGAAGATCAGCACGATTCCTCAGGGATGCTGCATAACGATTGTGAACCCGCTCGGTGCCGGCGATGACCTGTCACTGCCGCGGCCGGGTCGCCGTCGCTGCTGCGGCCGCCGCGGCTGGGAGCGCGTCGAGGATGCGGGTGACCGCCGCCTCGTCGTGCGCAGCCGAGACGAACCAGGCCTCGTACACCGAGGGCGGGAGCGAGACACCGGCGTCGAGCATCGCGTGGAAGAAGGGGCCGTAGCGGTACCCCTCCTGACGCTGCACCTCGGCGTAGTCGCGAGGGGGCACGGCGGAGCCGAAGGTGAAGCTGAACAGGTTGCCCGCGCGCTGCACGCTGTGGGCCACCCCGGCGTCGGCGAGCGCCTCCGACACCGCGGAGGAGATCGTCGCCGCCGTGGCGTCGAGCGCCTCGTACACCGAGCCGTCGGCGAGTCGCAGCGTGGTGATGCCCGCGGCCACCGCGACCGGGTTCCCCGACAGGGTGCCGGCCTGGTAGACCGGCCCGAGCGGAGCCAGGGAGTCCATGACCTCGGCCCGCCCGCCGAGGGCGGCGAGGGGCATGCCACCGCCGACGACCTTGCCGAAGGTGACCAGGTCGGGAACGTAGGCCGGCACGTGGTGGGCGTCGGGGGCATCCTGATGCACCTCGGCCACGGGCCGGCCCCCGTTCTCGAGCCCCCACCACCCGGCGGCGCCGACCCGGAAGCCGGTGAGCACCTCGTCGAGGATGAGGAGCGACCCGTTCGCGTGGGCGATGTCGGCGAGCGCAGCGTTGAAGCCGGGCGCGGGTGGTACCACGCCCATGTTCGCGGGCGCCGCCTCGACGATGACGGCGGCGATCTCTCGGCCGCGCTCAGCGAAGAGTCGCCGCACCGCGTCGAGATCGTTGTACGGGAGCACGACCGTGAGGGCCGCGACCGCCTCGGGCACGCCCGCCGACGCCGGCAGCGCCAAGGTGGCGAGCCCCGAGCCCGCCTCGGCGAGGAGCGAGTCGGAGTGGCCGTGGTAGTGCCCCGCGAACTTCACCAGCAGCTCACGACCGGTGAAACCGCGGGCGAGCCGGATGGCGGTCATGGTCGCCTCGGTGCCGGTGGAGACCAGCCTGAGCTTCTCGACCGGGTTCACCCCGCCCGCGGTCACCCGCTCACGCACAAGCTCGGCGAGGTCGGTCTCGGCCGGTGTCGTGGCGCCGAAGGAGAGCCCGCGCGCCGCCGCCTGCTGCACGGCGGCCACCACCTCGGGATGCGCGTGGCCGAGGATTGCAGGCCCCCACGAGCTCACCAGGTCGACGTACTCGACCCCCTCCGAGTCGGTGACGTAGGGGCCGCGTGCCGACACCAGGAAGCGCGGGGTGCCGCCCACCGATCGAAAGGCGCGCACCGGCGAGTTGACCCCGCCCGGCATCGACTGCTGTGCCCGCTCGAACTCCGTGGCGTTGGTGGTGGCGGGCATCACAGTCCTCTCAGGGTGCGGGCGACCTCGACCGCCCAGTAGGTGAGCACGGCCTCGGCACCGGCACGACGGATGCTCGTGAGCGACTCGAGGATGGCCCGGTCGCGGTCGATCCACCCCTGGGCGGAGGCCGCCTCGATCATCGCGTACTCGCCGGAGACCTGATAGGCCCAGACCGGCACCGGAACCGCGGCGGAGACGTCGGCGACGAGGTCGAGGTAGCTGAGGGCGGGCTTGACCATGACGATGTCGGCCCCCTCCTCGACGTCGATGACCGCCTCGCGGAGCCCCTCGCGCCGGTTCGCCGGGTCGAGCTGGTAGGTCTTGCGGTCGCCGCGCAGCGTCGACCCCACCGCCTCGCGGAACGGGCCGTAGAACGCGGAGGCGTACTTCGCGGCGTAGGCCAGCACAGCGACCTGCTCGAAGCCGTCGGCGTCGAGGGCGGCGCGCACTGCGGCGACCTGGCCGTCCATCATGCCGGAGAGCCCGAGCAGCTGCGAGCCGGCTCTGGCCTGCTCGACCGCCATGTCGCGGTAGCGCACGAGCGTGGCGTCGTTGTCGACCGTGCCGTCGGCGGCGAGTACTCCGCAGTGCCCGTGATCGGTGAACTCGTCGAGACACAGATCGGTCTGCACCACGAGCGCGTCGC contains the following coding sequences:
- a CDS encoding phytoene desaturase family protein — translated: MQAVENFDVVVVGGGHNGLVAAAYLAAAGQTVCVLERDDHLGGAAVSSYAFEGMDARLSRYSYLVSLLPQKIVDDLRLDVTLRRRRYSSYTPEPGTDRGLLIDNDDPVATRDSFASVGAAADADAFERFGADLARLAAAVWPTLTEPLPTRSELRALLGDDELWRAFVEEPVGVEIERRFASDLVRGVVATDALIGTFASVHEATLAQNVCFLYHVVGGGTGDWDVPVGGMGAVTGELERAARAAGAELRTGAEVVSVSPEGAVDYLDASTGATRRVQAGRVLANVAPALLDRLLGIDPAPGVPAPGDPTPGTPAAGTPAPEGAQVKVNLLLSRLPRLRDAQVSPEAAFGGTFHINELLSQLEAAHAEAEGGAVPRVVPAEIYCHSLTDPSILSPELQQAGAQTLTVFALHTPHRLLADGVTNARELGAAVLSSLDSVLAEPIEPLLLRDAHGEPCIEVKTTADLEAALGMPGGNIFHGSLSWPFVDDDAPLTTAAERWGVATGHPRILLCGSGSRRGGAVSGLGGYSAAMAVLEDGIDGA
- a CDS encoding acyl-CoA thioesterase, which codes for MHFLLRTLLQSLRSRFRSRLGVWEVSSTPFRVIPTDLDVLRHMNNGVYLSLLDIARLDLMQRSGTWSKLSERGWYPVVVAETISFRRSLQLWQRFEVESRVLGFDDRSVLMEQRFVVRGEIYARAFIRARFLKRSGGIVPVDDLKAIVGPAPAGDRFPEWAASWAEATKLPSTKAPAASVWE
- a CDS encoding rhodanese-related sulfurtransferase; translated protein: MPIPKILLYYVFAPVADPEAVRLWQRDLGESLGLRGRILISAHGINGTVGGELDAVKRYLRKTREFAPFRELDAKWSEGTALEDAPASPHTPYRAITDFPRLSVKVRDEIVSFGAPDELRVDEHGVVGGGVRLTPGQVHELVDERRAAGEEVVFFDGRNPFEAEIGRFENAVVPEVASTRDFVAELDSGRYDHLKSSPVVTYCTGGIRCEVLSSLMVARGFERVFQLDGGIVRYGEAYGDGGLWHGSLAVFDGRESIAFSPQVEVISHCAGCGTPTARLQNCSDPACRSRLVVCEACSAAHDMSCREHAAQE
- a CDS encoding isocitrate lyase/phosphoenolpyruvate mutase family protein; protein product: MSSPSPHSAAADPHRSSAPRDSYDPQLAHPSHELIHDRADALLALHHAPEILTVVNVWDVASATVIADLPETKALATASHGIAAAYGFEDGEKIPVDLMIEAVGRIALSTSLPVSADLEGGYGDTGETVRRAIGVGVVGANIEDRMRPHIESVENVAEVMKAAEAEGVRFVLNARTDALLRRGDRPLDEAIDDAIERGRAYLDAGAACVFVPGLVDEAIAERLVDGIGHLKVSVIGVPGALSPERYQELGIARISYGPWPQRVALAALRQSARSLYAGGVLPADTPVLT
- a CDS encoding LssY C-terminal domain-containing protein gives rise to the protein MADPSAEELEDAGLVEHIRRRTLRGSVGLVVDSAFFLFGTLATAWLAFLVATESFARGWQQLWFLVVFWLVVAYLLLPRVHSILTLFYVPDYFIGRAKTREGLLGDPVNVALRGTEQQVHEAMVRAGWHQADDMGLTSALRTVRATLLRRSYPGAPVSRLFLFGQLQDFTYQQEVEGNPAKRHHVRFWRCPPGWLLPGGHEADWMAAGTYDRSIGLSFFTLQITHRIDKDTDRERDHIVSTLVEGNPDASVQLIKNFSTGYHHVNGGGDAIVTDGDLPVIDLREVAVGEDAGGGGTATAGASERPVAPTPAAVFTESPIASTRRPAAIYLGVLLMVARILSALGAVVVVAFSLGDGEIDFRTLTGALTPADARYLASVVAAVFVTVALLVIALYTVLAFLIYHGHNWARFTGMGISAAAVVVTAIDFVKGGPQITLQTNLVGLSFDVLVLLALSGTEARRFSHRRAVERRQARAERRLDGGR
- a CDS encoding ATP-binding cassette domain-containing protein, with product MPTGVPIEFAHLTKSFGTVNAVSDLTLTVEPGQVTGFLGPNGAGKTTTLRMLLGLVRPTSGAATFGGSRYAELHSPLATVGASLEAASFHPGRSARNHLAVYAQAAGLPKTAPDAALEKVGLSGYGNRRVGGYSLGMRQRLGLAFALLGDPGVLVLDEPINGLDPEGIKWIRLLLRGMAAEGRTVLISSHLLSEVQQTVDEVVIISHGALVHRGELSSLDTSDSKQVQVNADDRDRLAEIIRAAGYEVSKLRSGVLVENAEAGVIGRLAFDAGIPLTGLSQKRTGLEESFLALVGEEGAL
- a CDS encoding ABC transporter permease, translated to MNLLSAVRSEITKITSTRLWWVLSLIMVGYVALCAGGMAVILGGLGSQANGPAIPSAQLPSLVYSFATSVGYVFPVLFGALAVTSEFRFQSLTPTFLAVPRRGFVLAGKVIALLLAGAVFGVLALIASMGVGAGLLAAFGVDPLLSTPEIWAFVGRSILAMALWSALGVGLGALVPSQVAAIVIVLAFTQFVEPLLRVAAGFTDWSAQVAQFLPGAASDSLVGASVYAAMSGGGAGLEWWQGGLVLAAYAAVATVIGFFTSWRRDVS
- a CDS encoding MDR family oxidoreductase, with amino-acid sequence MARAMMATEKGAAARLLEIDDEEFFEGSGGDEAVDLDVLFSSVNFKDGLAITGRPGVLRAWPLIPGIDIVGRVTRSRSSRFAPGDLVVLNGDGIGENRHGGFATKARVRPDALLHLPEAISPERAAAIGTAGFTSMLAVLALQDAGVTPDDGEVLVTGAAGGVGSVAISLLAGRGYTVVASSGRVEAQGDYLRSLGAARVVDRSPLGEPGKPLQTQQWAGAVDSVGSTTLANVLAQTNYGGTVVACGLAAGSELPTTVMPFILRGVTLTGANSVEAPRALRERAWTDLANELDLGLLDSMTTTIGLDAVADTAERILAGQVRGRTVVDVAS
- a CDS encoding glutamate-1-semialdehyde 2,1-aminomutase is translated as MPATTNATEFERAQQSMPGGVNSPVRAFRSVGGTPRFLVSARGPYVTDSEGVEYVDLVSSWGPAILGHAHPEVVAAVQQAAARGLSFGATTPAETDLAELVRERVTAGGVNPVEKLRLVSTGTEATMTAIRLARGFTGRELLVKFAGHYHGHSDSLLAEAGSGLATLALPASAGVPEAVAALTVVLPYNDLDAVRRLFAERGREIAAVIVEAAPANMGVVPPAPGFNAALADIAHANGSLLILDEVLTGFRVGAAGWWGLENGGRPVAEVHQDAPDAHHVPAYVPDLVTFGKVVGGGMPLAALGGRAEVMDSLAPLGPVYQAGTLSGNPVAVAAGITTLRLADGSVYEALDATAATISSAVSEALADAGVAHSVQRAGNLFSFTFGSAVPPRDYAEVQRQEGYRYGPFFHAMLDAGVSLPPSVYEAWFVSAAHDEAAVTRILDALPAAAAAAATATRPRQ